AATCGCCGTAGATGAATTAGCGTCAGTAAAGGTTGTACCATTACTAGTATACGAGCCAAACCAAGTAGCGCTTGAGTTAAAAGCAGATAAAACAAAAGCAGAAGAAGCGCCAGCTCTCGAAAAAGACATTACCCTACCCCTGGTAGTGTAATTGGTAACATTAGACCTTGCCCAAGCAGCAAAAGTCAGTTGCTGAGAGCCGGTAATATTCTGAAAGGTATTATTAAGATTCACAAAGTCACTCGTACCATTTAAAGAAATAGCTTGCCCAATAACCCCCGGAGCATACGTTCCACCAGTTAAGGTTCCATGATTATTTTGACCAGACTTATCCAAAACATCATTTTCAAAATCCCACCACCCGACCAAGCCGGCATTCCCAACTCCGTAATCGGTTGAAGCTGTATGAACACCGGCAGATAAGGATCCATTATTCGAACCAAGGCAAAAACCCAAGGAATAAGAAGTTCCAGCCCCATCAAGTGCATAAGAATAATCTTTATTAGGGCAATTTCCATCCGTTCTTGGAGTGGGATTTTCCGGCACCTTACTCATGTAAACTATATCATTAGCTTCAAGAGGGTCCCCAAAAACTAACGACGGAGGATATTCGTTATTATTTTCGTAATAAAGCTCTAAAGCATTGATCATTAACCTTACATCATTCAGTCTTT
This genomic window from Patescibacteria group bacterium contains:
- a CDS encoding prepilin-type N-terminal cleavage/methylation domain-containing protein, whose amino-acid sequence is MITKNKKAFTLIELLVVIAIIGILSTLVIVSLGDSRAKARDSKRLNDVRLMINALELYYENNNEYPPSLVFGDPLEANDIVYMSKVPENPTPRTDGNCPNKDYSYALDGAGTSYSLGFCLGSNNGSLSAGVHTASTDYGVGNAGLVGWWDFENDVLDKSGQNNHGTLTGGTYAPGVIGQAISLNGTSDFVNLNNTFQNITGSQQLTFAAWARSNVTNYTTRGRVMSFSRAGASSAFVLSAFNSSATWFGSYTSNGTTFTDANSSTAISAGNWFHLALTQKGNTVKVYINGNLTNTLTNASAPLISGPLNTYIGAHNDGGTPAQFFNGLIDDVRIYNRPLTDMEIQALYMAGQ